A stretch of Exiguobacterium sp. BMC-KP DNA encodes these proteins:
- a CDS encoding response regulator transcription factor produces the protein MKDKIIVVDDELSIATLLKFNLEQAGFIVETAHDGMSGLKLAEKQDAALIVLDLMLPELDGLEVCKRLRQQKINTPILMLTAKDDEFDKVLGLELGADDYLTKPFSPREVVARVKAILRRMSHQVSSPEEVTDGTILIGDVKIVPDNYEAFKAEERLELTPKEFELLVYLAKNKGRVLTRDQLLSAIWNYDFVGDTRIVDVHISHVREKIEPNTKKPIYIKTIRGLGYKMEEPKPE, from the coding sequence TTGAAAGATAAAATTATCGTGGTAGATGATGAATTGTCGATTGCAACGTTGTTGAAGTTTAACTTAGAACAAGCCGGTTTCATTGTAGAAACAGCACATGATGGGATGTCTGGTTTAAAATTAGCGGAAAAACAAGATGCTGCATTGATCGTCCTAGATTTGATGCTACCGGAGCTCGATGGTCTTGAAGTATGTAAACGTCTTCGCCAGCAAAAAATCAATACACCCATCTTGATGTTGACGGCAAAAGATGATGAGTTCGATAAAGTCCTCGGTCTTGAACTCGGTGCTGACGACTATTTGACAAAACCGTTCAGCCCGCGTGAAGTTGTTGCTCGCGTAAAGGCGATTTTACGACGGATGAGTCATCAAGTATCCTCTCCAGAAGAAGTGACGGACGGTACAATTTTAATTGGCGACGTCAAAATCGTTCCGGATAATTATGAAGCTTTTAAGGCGGAAGAGCGGCTTGAGCTCACACCAAAAGAATTTGAGTTACTTGTTTATCTTGCAAAGAATAAAGGACGCGTTTTGACTCGCGATCAGTTACTATCTGCGATCTGGAACTATGACTTTGTTGGCGATACGCGTATTGTAGATGTCCATATTAGTCACGTCCGGGAAAAAATCGAACCGAATACGAAAAAACCGATTTATATTAAAACGATTCGTGGTTTAGGTTACAAGATGGAAGAGCCGAAACCAGAATGA
- the pnpS gene encoding two-component system histidine kinase PnpS, whose protein sequence is MSKYRKRFIFKMFSFISLVLIALGFLLGQSFKEFYVQNEKEKLMDETSLVETILQGRDVSEMAEYVNQLYAESNFDMILFNGRGEIIAGTPVDVTKVKVATVNFSAIPDEGTFESKTDDSVVQFTKPVPTSNGGEVYVSFIRYAKDLNVIYSRIWTVIILSLLASLVIIFLTIYRSTKRFLRPIAEATDVLHELSHGNYKSRVYELAAPDESRDLGRSINLLARNLENASSGEAMQRARLESLIEYMGAGLMLIDEKGYVLLVNRTYREMFNIHEPSSGKLYYRVLPNEKMSQVIEDVYLTEKPNRKQSSVRFGINSRTFMVSAAPIFDKNGRVQGTTVVFNDITEIKKLEQMRKDFVANVSHELKTPLTSIKGFAETLLDGAQDVPEIREQFLRIIHDESERMQSLVEDLLELSRLEQDNYQLETAIVDVTSLVRETAALLHRRATEKEMTIHIETEDEVFIRADLNRLKQVVVNLVANALNYTPNGGNVWIQLEDGEESVQLIIKDDGIGIHPKETQRIFERFYRVDKARSRNSGGTGLGLAIVKHIVDLHHGEIEIESAEQQGTTFTIRLPKHG, encoded by the coding sequence ATGAGTAAGTATCGAAAGCGTTTCATCTTCAAAATGTTCTCATTCATCAGTCTCGTACTGATTGCGCTCGGTTTTCTACTGGGACAATCCTTTAAAGAGTTTTATGTTCAAAATGAAAAAGAGAAGCTGATGGATGAAACGTCTCTTGTCGAGACGATCTTACAGGGGCGTGATGTTTCTGAGATGGCCGAGTATGTGAATCAATTGTACGCCGAATCGAATTTCGACATGATTTTATTTAATGGACGCGGGGAAATCATTGCCGGTACACCGGTCGACGTCACGAAAGTAAAGGTAGCGACAGTTAATTTCTCAGCTATTCCTGATGAGGGGACATTTGAATCGAAGACAGATGATAGTGTGGTCCAATTTACAAAACCTGTGCCAACTTCGAATGGAGGAGAAGTATACGTCAGCTTCATTCGTTACGCCAAAGACTTGAATGTCATCTATTCTCGGATTTGGACAGTCATTATATTGTCCCTGCTCGCCTCGTTAGTAATTATATTCTTAACGATCTATCGGTCGACGAAACGATTTTTACGTCCAATTGCTGAAGCGACAGATGTTTTGCATGAACTGTCCCATGGAAACTACAAATCACGTGTCTATGAGTTAGCGGCACCGGATGAATCACGTGATTTAGGACGTTCGATCAATTTATTAGCACGTAATCTTGAGAATGCATCGTCTGGTGAAGCGATGCAAAGGGCGCGTCTTGAATCGTTGATTGAATATATGGGAGCAGGTCTCATGCTGATTGATGAGAAAGGCTACGTTCTCCTCGTCAATCGCACCTACCGGGAGATGTTCAACATTCATGAACCATCTAGTGGGAAATTGTATTACCGCGTGCTTCCAAATGAGAAGATGAGCCAAGTAATTGAAGACGTTTATTTGACCGAAAAACCGAACCGGAAACAATCGAGTGTCCGATTCGGTATTAATAGTCGAACGTTTATGGTTAGTGCCGCTCCGATTTTTGATAAAAATGGCCGCGTGCAAGGAACGACCGTTGTTTTCAACGATATCACGGAAATTAAAAAGCTGGAGCAGATGCGCAAAGATTTCGTTGCGAATGTCAGTCATGAATTGAAGACACCGCTCACTTCCATCAAAGGATTTGCCGAGACATTACTTGATGGTGCGCAAGATGTTCCGGAAATCCGAGAACAGTTTTTACGAATCATTCACGATGAATCCGAACGGATGCAGTCCTTGGTGGAAGATTTACTCGAACTCTCGCGTCTGGAACAAGATAATTATCAGCTTGAGACGGCCATTGTTGATGTGACGAGTCTTGTTCGTGAAACGGCAGCACTTTTGCATCGACGAGCGACAGAAAAAGAGATGACGATTCATATCGAAACAGAAGATGAAGTCTTCATTCGAGCGGATTTGAATCGTTTAAAACAAGTTGTCGTCAACTTGGTCGCAAATGCATTGAATTACACACCGAACGGTGGAAACGTGTGGATTCAACTTGAAGATGGAGAAGAGTCTGTTCAACTCATCATTAAAGATGACGGAATCGGTATCCATCCGAAGGAAACACAACGCATTTTCGAACGTTTCTATCGCGTCGATAAGGCGCGCAGCCGTAATTCCGGAGGTACCGGTCTTGGACTTGCCATCGTGAAGCACATCGTCGACCTTCACCACGGTGAGATCGAAATCGAATCGGCGGAACAGCAAGGAACGACGTTTACGATTCGTTTACCAAAACATGGCTGA
- a CDS encoding divergent PAP2 family protein, with amino-acid sequence MEWNHPLFAAITAWFIAQAAKLVTSLVRTRKFDLEIMFASGGMPSSHSSTVVALAVVIGFQEGFSSSIFALAAVFATIIMYDATGVRQAVGVQAKLLNDYFKGIRHETPLLNELVGHTEFQVFVGLLLGLAVGFLWPIFFF; translated from the coding sequence ATGGAATGGAATCATCCCCTTTTTGCAGCCATCACAGCATGGTTCATCGCTCAAGCAGCGAAGCTCGTCACAAGTCTAGTACGGACACGGAAATTTGATTTAGAAATCATGTTCGCTTCCGGTGGTATGCCTAGTTCACATAGCTCGACTGTCGTCGCGTTAGCTGTCGTCATCGGTTTTCAGGAAGGATTCTCTTCCTCTATTTTTGCGCTTGCCGCCGTCTTTGCAACAATCATTATGTATGATGCGACTGGTGTCCGACAAGCAGTTGGTGTTCAAGCAAAATTGCTTAATGACTACTTCAAAGGGATTCGTCACGAGACTCCTCTTTTGAATGAACTCGTTGGTCATACTGAGTTTCAAGTATTCGTTGGTCTCCTACTCGGACTAGCTGTCGGTTTCCTATGGCCCATCTTCTTCTTTTAA